One genomic region from Salvelinus fontinalis isolate EN_2023a chromosome 18, ASM2944872v1, whole genome shotgun sequence encodes:
- the LOC129815896 gene encoding F-box only protein 42-like isoform X1 encodes MRKDNSQNRKPTKEYVQNYGTERMSRSSDSDDGYFVAMDTEEDVSGPVGMAQGGDLKLGTSRGEGDIEGCNEGEGTMVELPEEVLEYILSFLSPYQEHKTAALVCKQWYRLIKGVAYQCYHGFLRAVQEGNIQWESRTYPYPGTPITQRFSHSACYYDSNQSMYVFGGCTQSSCNAAFNDLWRLDLNSKEWIRPLASGSYPSPKAGATLVMYNNLLVLFGGWTRPSPYPLHQPERFFDEIHTYSPSKNWWNCIVTTQGPLPMAGHSSSVIGSAMVVFGGSLGARQMSNEVWVLDLEQWSWSKPTISGPSPHPRGGQSQIVIDNETLLILGGCGGPNALLKDAWLLHMGAPPWTWQQLRVENDDHGAPELWCHPACRVGQCVVVFSQAPSGRAPLSPSLNSRPSPISASPGPLGPEPSSLRSQSPVRSGAAGVVLGAVEEAPCVNGRWGTLRPRPSARGGAREGSPGSSSQQPSPSQGPDSPPLPSLHPLLNGSSPSPRTSPAQDASPPSRPPVSSDYGWESPPSATHPLSEVPSTNGVHTPPPAPGSPRTPPGAVSPAALRRGLEAVKNLSSSSSSNPLSQGAASGGTSPSSSPPQAAAAGSDGHSIPPIARRLGHHPPQSLNVGKPLYQSLNCKPMQMYVLDVSRAKAAGLVSWRVYGNGTPAAVTGPPETSLHTVVQGRGELIIFGGLMDKKQNVKYYPKTNALYFVRAKR; translated from the exons ATGAGAAAAGATAATTCACAAAATAGAAAACCAACTAAAGAATACGTGCAGAATTACG GCACAGAAAGAATGTCCCGCTCTTCAGACAGTGATGATGGGTACTTTGTTGCCATGGATACAGAGGAAGATGTATCAGGGCCTGTTGGAATGGCACAGGGGGGAGATCTGAAATTGGGgaccagcagaggagagggggacattGAAGGCTGCAATGAGGGTGAGGGGACAATGGTGGAACTGCCGGAGGAAGTCCTAGAATAcatcctgtccttcctctcaCCATACCAGGAGCACAAGACCGCTGCACTGGTGTGTAAACAGTGGTATCGCCTCATTAAAG gTGTTGCATATCAGTGTTACCATGGTTTTCTGCGGGCCGTCCAGGAGGGCAATATTCAGTGGGAGAGTCGTACATACCCATATCCTGGAACACCCATCACGCAACGCTTCTCACACA gTGCATGCTACTACGACTCCAACCAGTCCATGTATGTGTTTGGGGGCTGTACTCAAAGTAGCTGCAACGCTGCCTTCAACGACCTGTGGAGACTTGACCTCAACAGCAAGGAGTGGATCCGCCCTTTAGCCTCGG GCTCCTATCCGTCTCCTAAAGCGGGTGCTACCCTGGTGATGTACAACAATCTGCTGGTGCTTTTTGGTGGATGGACTCGACCTAGCCCATACCCACTACATCAGCCTGAGAGGTTCTTTGACGAGATCCACACATACTCCCCCTCCAAAAACTG GTGGAACTGCATCGTGACAACCCAAGGACCCCTACCCATGGCCGGTCACTCCTCCTCCGTCATAGGGAGCGCCATGGTGGTGTTTGGAGGGTCGCTAGGAGCCCGCCAAAT GAGTAACGAGGTGTGGgttctggatctggagcagtggtCCTGGTCCAAGCCCACCATCTCCGGCCCGTCCCCACACCCACGAGGAGGCCAGTCTCAG ATTGTGATTGACAACGAGACTCTTCTTATTCTGGGAGGCTGTGGAGGCCCTAATGCA CTGCTGAAAGATGCCTGGCTCCTGCACATGGGTGCCCCACCCTGGACATGGCAGCAGCTGAGGGTGGAGAACGACGACCATGGAGCTCCAGAACTGTGGTGCCACCCTGCCTGCAGG gttggacagtgtgtagtggtgttCTCCCAGGCTCCGTCTGGCCGTGCGCCACTCAGCCCCAGCCTGAACTCTCGGCCCTCCCCCATCAGTGCCTCCCCTGGCCCCCTGGGCCCAGAGCCCTCTTCGCTGCGCTCCCAGTCCCCTGTAAGGAGCGGCGCCGCCGGGGTCGTCCTGGGGGCCGTTGAGGAGGCCCCCTGTGTGAACGGCCGCTGGGGGACACTGAGACCACGTCCCTCGGCCAGAGGGGGTGCAAGAGAGGGTAGCCCCGGCTCCTCCTCTCAACAGCCATCCCCCTCCCAGGGGCCTGACAGCCCGCCTctgccctccctccatcctctactcaacggttcatccccctctccccgaACCAGCCCTGCCCAGGATGCCTCCCCGCCCTCTCGCCCCCCTGTCTCTTCGGACTACGGCTGGGAGTCTCCCCCCTCAGCCACCCACCCCCTTTCTGAGGTACCCAGCACTAACGGCGTGCATACGCCTCCACCTGCCCCTGGCTCCCCACGCACTCCCCCGGGGGCCGTGTCCCCCGCAGCCCTGAGACGAGGCCTGGAGGCTGTCAAAAACctgtcctcttcatcctcctcaaaCCCCTTGTCCCAAGGAGCTGCTTCAGGAGGAACATCCCCCTCTTCCAGCCCGCCACAGGCTGCTGCTGCCGGGTCTGACGGACACTCCATCCCGCCTATCGCACGGCGGCTTGGCCACCACCCGCCGCAGAGCCTGAACGTGGGCAAGCCCCTGTACCAGTCGCTCAATTGCAAGCCCATGCAGATGTATGTCCTGGACGTGTCCCGAGCCAAAGCAGCCGGTCTCGTCTCCTGGAGGGTTTACGGGAACGGCACCCCCGCTGCCGTCACAGGCCCCCCCGAGACCAGCCTTCACACAGTGGTCCAGGGTAGGGGCGAGCTCATCATATTCGGGGGCTTGATGGACAAGAAGCAGAACGTGAAGTACTACCCTAAAACTAATGCCTTGTACTTTGTGCGCGCTAAGAGGTAA
- the LOC129815896 gene encoding F-box only protein 42-like isoform X2: MSRSSDSDDGYFVAMDTEEDVSGPVGMAQGGDLKLGTSRGEGDIEGCNEGEGTMVELPEEVLEYILSFLSPYQEHKTAALVCKQWYRLIKGVAYQCYHGFLRAVQEGNIQWESRTYPYPGTPITQRFSHSACYYDSNQSMYVFGGCTQSSCNAAFNDLWRLDLNSKEWIRPLASGSYPSPKAGATLVMYNNLLVLFGGWTRPSPYPLHQPERFFDEIHTYSPSKNWWNCIVTTQGPLPMAGHSSSVIGSAMVVFGGSLGARQMSNEVWVLDLEQWSWSKPTISGPSPHPRGGQSQIVIDNETLLILGGCGGPNALLKDAWLLHMGAPPWTWQQLRVENDDHGAPELWCHPACRVGQCVVVFSQAPSGRAPLSPSLNSRPSPISASPGPLGPEPSSLRSQSPVRSGAAGVVLGAVEEAPCVNGRWGTLRPRPSARGGAREGSPGSSSQQPSPSQGPDSPPLPSLHPLLNGSSPSPRTSPAQDASPPSRPPVSSDYGWESPPSATHPLSEVPSTNGVHTPPPAPGSPRTPPGAVSPAALRRGLEAVKNLSSSSSSNPLSQGAASGGTSPSSSPPQAAAAGSDGHSIPPIARRLGHHPPQSLNVGKPLYQSLNCKPMQMYVLDVSRAKAAGLVSWRVYGNGTPAAVTGPPETSLHTVVQGRGELIIFGGLMDKKQNVKYYPKTNALYFVRAKR; the protein is encoded by the exons ATGTCCCGCTCTTCAGACAGTGATGATGGGTACTTTGTTGCCATGGATACAGAGGAAGATGTATCAGGGCCTGTTGGAATGGCACAGGGGGGAGATCTGAAATTGGGgaccagcagaggagagggggacattGAAGGCTGCAATGAGGGTGAGGGGACAATGGTGGAACTGCCGGAGGAAGTCCTAGAATAcatcctgtccttcctctcaCCATACCAGGAGCACAAGACCGCTGCACTGGTGTGTAAACAGTGGTATCGCCTCATTAAAG gTGTTGCATATCAGTGTTACCATGGTTTTCTGCGGGCCGTCCAGGAGGGCAATATTCAGTGGGAGAGTCGTACATACCCATATCCTGGAACACCCATCACGCAACGCTTCTCACACA gTGCATGCTACTACGACTCCAACCAGTCCATGTATGTGTTTGGGGGCTGTACTCAAAGTAGCTGCAACGCTGCCTTCAACGACCTGTGGAGACTTGACCTCAACAGCAAGGAGTGGATCCGCCCTTTAGCCTCGG GCTCCTATCCGTCTCCTAAAGCGGGTGCTACCCTGGTGATGTACAACAATCTGCTGGTGCTTTTTGGTGGATGGACTCGACCTAGCCCATACCCACTACATCAGCCTGAGAGGTTCTTTGACGAGATCCACACATACTCCCCCTCCAAAAACTG GTGGAACTGCATCGTGACAACCCAAGGACCCCTACCCATGGCCGGTCACTCCTCCTCCGTCATAGGGAGCGCCATGGTGGTGTTTGGAGGGTCGCTAGGAGCCCGCCAAAT GAGTAACGAGGTGTGGgttctggatctggagcagtggtCCTGGTCCAAGCCCACCATCTCCGGCCCGTCCCCACACCCACGAGGAGGCCAGTCTCAG ATTGTGATTGACAACGAGACTCTTCTTATTCTGGGAGGCTGTGGAGGCCCTAATGCA CTGCTGAAAGATGCCTGGCTCCTGCACATGGGTGCCCCACCCTGGACATGGCAGCAGCTGAGGGTGGAGAACGACGACCATGGAGCTCCAGAACTGTGGTGCCACCCTGCCTGCAGG gttggacagtgtgtagtggtgttCTCCCAGGCTCCGTCTGGCCGTGCGCCACTCAGCCCCAGCCTGAACTCTCGGCCCTCCCCCATCAGTGCCTCCCCTGGCCCCCTGGGCCCAGAGCCCTCTTCGCTGCGCTCCCAGTCCCCTGTAAGGAGCGGCGCCGCCGGGGTCGTCCTGGGGGCCGTTGAGGAGGCCCCCTGTGTGAACGGCCGCTGGGGGACACTGAGACCACGTCCCTCGGCCAGAGGGGGTGCAAGAGAGGGTAGCCCCGGCTCCTCCTCTCAACAGCCATCCCCCTCCCAGGGGCCTGACAGCCCGCCTctgccctccctccatcctctactcaacggttcatccccctctccccgaACCAGCCCTGCCCAGGATGCCTCCCCGCCCTCTCGCCCCCCTGTCTCTTCGGACTACGGCTGGGAGTCTCCCCCCTCAGCCACCCACCCCCTTTCTGAGGTACCCAGCACTAACGGCGTGCATACGCCTCCACCTGCCCCTGGCTCCCCACGCACTCCCCCGGGGGCCGTGTCCCCCGCAGCCCTGAGACGAGGCCTGGAGGCTGTCAAAAACctgtcctcttcatcctcctcaaaCCCCTTGTCCCAAGGAGCTGCTTCAGGAGGAACATCCCCCTCTTCCAGCCCGCCACAGGCTGCTGCTGCCGGGTCTGACGGACACTCCATCCCGCCTATCGCACGGCGGCTTGGCCACCACCCGCCGCAGAGCCTGAACGTGGGCAAGCCCCTGTACCAGTCGCTCAATTGCAAGCCCATGCAGATGTATGTCCTGGACGTGTCCCGAGCCAAAGCAGCCGGTCTCGTCTCCTGGAGGGTTTACGGGAACGGCACCCCCGCTGCCGTCACAGGCCCCCCCGAGACCAGCCTTCACACAGTGGTCCAGGGTAGGGGCGAGCTCATCATATTCGGGGGCTTGATGGACAAGAAGCAGAACGTGAAGTACTACCCTAAAACTAATGCCTTGTACTTTGTGCGCGCTAAGAGGTAA